Proteins encoded in a region of the Buteo buteo chromosome 11, bButBut1.hap1.1, whole genome shotgun sequence genome:
- the SLC7A9 gene encoding B(0,+)-type amino acid transporter 1 produces MGKESLRKRKGENNGKEDGESIQSHEPQTTNLQKQVGLISGICMIVGTIIGSGIFVSPKSVLANVGAVGPCLTIWAACGILATLGALCFAELGTMITKSGGEYPYLMEAFGPIPAFLFSWTSLLVTKPSSFAIICLSFAEYASAPFYPGCDPPQVVIKCLAAAAIVIITIVNSLSVKLGSYLQNFLTAAKMIIVTIIIVSGIVLLAQGKTENFEDSFKDSKISVSSISLAFYNGLWAYDGWNQLNYITEELKNPYRNLPLSIIIGIPLVTVCYVLINISYFTVMTSTELLQSQAVAVTFGDRVLYPASWIVPLFVAFSTIGSANGTCFTAGRLVYVAGREGHMLKVLSYISVKRLTPAPAIIFYGAIAIIYIIPGDINTLINYFSFAVWIFYGLTVLALIVMRFTRKELRRPIRIPIIIPVIVTLVSILLVLAPIISAPELAYLYCVLFILSGLIVYVLFIHFKFDWPQKISKPITMHLQMLLEVVPAEEVTE; encoded by the exons atgggaaaagaaagcttgagaaaaagaaaaggagagaacaaCGGAAAAGAGGATGGAGAATCCATTCAGAGTCATGAACCCCAAACGACGAACCTACAAAAGCAg gTGGGCCTCATCAGTGGAATCTGTATGATTGTTGGTACAATTATTGGCTCAGGTATCTTTGTTTCTCCAAAATCAGTACTTGCCAATGTTGGAGCTGTGGGTCCTTGCTTAACCATCTGGGCAGCCTGTGGAATTCTTGCAACATTAG GTGCACTTTGTTTTGCTGAGCTTGGTACAATGATCACAAAATCCGGGGGAGAATATCCTTACCTTATGGAGGCATTTGGCCCAAttccagcatttttattttcttggacaAGCTTACTCGTCACAAAACCCAGTTCATTCGCAATCATTTGTCTCAGCTTTGCGGAATATGCATCAGCTCCTTTTTATCCAGGCTGTGATCCACCCCAAGTTGTCATCAAGTGTCTTGCAGCAGCTGCCATTG tgaTAATTACAATAGTGAATTCACTGAGTGTGAAGCTGGGAAGCTATCTCCAGAATTTTCTCACAGCTGCTAAAATGATTATTGTCACAATCATTATTGTAAGTGGAATTGTTCTCCTTGCACAAG gaaaaactgaaaactttgAAGATTCTTTCAAGGACAGTAAAATTTCTGTTAGTTCTATCAGTTTGGCATTTTATAATGGACTCTGGGCATATGATGGATG gaatcAACTCAATTACATCACAGAAGAACTTAAAAATCCTTACAG AAATCTACCGCTATCTATAATTATTGGAATCCCCTTGGTTACAGTTTGTTACGTTCTGATAAACATTTCATATTTCACCGTAATGACTTCAACAGAACTCCTACAGTCCCAGGCAGTTGCTGTG ACATTCGGAGATAGAGTCCTTTATCCAGCCTCTTGGATAGTTCCTCTCTTTGTGGCCTTTTCTACAATTGGATCTGCCAATGGGACCTGTTTTACTGCAGGCAG aCTTGTTTATGTTGCAGGTCGTGAAGGGCACATGCTAAAGGTGCTATCTTACATTAGTGTTAAGCGTTTAACACCAGCACCTGCTATCATATTTTAC ggGGCCATtgctattatttatattatccCTGGTGACATCAACACActcataaattattttagttttgcagTCTGGATATTTTATGGTTTAACTGTACTTGCACTCATCGTTATGAGGTTTACAAGAAAGGAACTCAGGAGACCAATCCGG ATACCCATCATCATTCCAGTCATAGTGACATTAGTCTCTATTTTACTGGTATTGGCACCAATCATCAGTGCACCTGAATTGGCCTATTTgtactgtgttttatttatactTAGTGGACTTATAGTTTATgtactttttattcattttaaattcGACTGGCCCCAAAAAATATCAA AGCCCATCACTATGCACCTTCAGATGCTTTTGGAAGTTGTTCCAGCAGAAGAAGttactgaataa